GAAAAACAAGATAATAAAAACCTCAAAGTTGTGGGANNNNNNNNNNNNNNNNNNNNNNNNNNNNNNNNNNNNNNNNNNNNNNNNNNNNNNNNNNNNTGAACCGACCTTTGGTCAAAACATCATTTTTCATTTAATCTGGCCTTTTCCTGTAAGTAGGTTAACAGAAAAATTTAAAGGTATGTAAAGAAAAGTTAACCTAATTGGCTTTGTTAAATTTAGTACGTTCTGTCCGGTGTTTTCCTTTTTTACCTCTGGTTTCAACACCATCCATAACTGCATACGCTAGTTCTAATTCATCCTCAAACATTTTTCCAGCAATTTCATCTCGTTTAAGATGTTGCCATTCTAATTCAATTGGATTCATTTCCGAGCAATATTTAGGAAGGAAAAACATATATAAACCCATTTGTTCCCACTTTGTCCATAATGCCTGAACTTCTTTACAACAATGTATTGGTCCATTATCTTGAACTATGACTCTCATTCGTTTACTTTCAGATGCTTCTTGCGCCTCTTGTTCCATCATTTTGATGTAAGAACTGCGCTTAACTCCTCCAATTACTAGACCATAAATAAAGCTAATTAATGGCTGAAATAGCCCAATAATACTGATTCTGCGTCCACGTCTTTTTGTTTGTTCGAGCTTTTTTTGTTCTCCTTTTTGATAGTATGTATAACCTGAATCACTCCAAGCTGAAAATCCTGATTCATCCAAATATTTTAGGTCTATTTCTCCACTAGCCGCAGCCAGTTCTAACATATCCATATCTGCTTGTTTATTTGCACGAGTCACTGGATCTTGTTTTGCTTGATGACTTATTCTTATCCGCTTCCAAATCACCCCTTTTTTTTTAGTCCCCGTCTGATTGTGTTGGTACTTACTTTTATCCCACGCTCTTTATCCAGTTTTTCTGCTAATTGCTTACTGTTATAAGTTTGTGCTTCTTCTTTCAAGCATTTTTCTAAATATTCAATGTCAGCTTCCACCAATTTTGGCTTTCTCCCTCGACCTGGTAACTCATGGAGTCCTTCTATTCCTTCTTTTTCCCACTTATTCAACACGACTCTTACTGTTTGCTCTCCCCAATCAAAGTGAGCCGCTATTTTTTCCACATACCAACCATCTGCATTTAATCTGATTACTTCAGCTCTATCTTTTACTTTCTGCGGTACTTTCGCTGTTCTCAGGTCAAACAACTCTCTATCTTGTTTTTTTGTCAGGAATATCCTTAACCTTGACCCCATATTTACATCACCCTAATATATGTTTTTCCGTATTTACTTATCTTTACACACCTTTAATTTTTTTTGTTTACCTACTTATACCCCCACGGCTTACAGACACGCTTTGCTGCTACGCAAAAGTTAAAAGACCTTTTTATCTGCTGACTTTTTTGGTCATGAGGAAAGATTATCGTATAACCTCACCCTCTAGCCCCCTTTCCGACTAGAGAAGGGGGAAATTTTCAAATATCTCTCCTTACAGGTGAGAACTTTGGAGAGGGGTTGTTCAGTTTCCATGAAAAGTCAGTTTTATTTGTAGCTTTATCCCAAGGGGAGACGCTGCGCGTAAAGCCCTGCGGGTGTCCTAGACAACGACTTGTTGTCAGATAGTCGGTCACTTCTGCTTAACTACACTAGCACCGAAACGAATGCCTTGAGGCAGGGTTTCTGTTTTAGGCTAAGGAAGCCGACTCACCCTTACGGTCAGCCGCTTTGGATCTACCAACCTCCGACTGCAAAATCATCTGGTGAGTTCTTCTGGGTACAAGCCCCTTCAACTAGCCCAACTTAATAGATTACACCTGATTGGAATTGAGCAACTCTAGGTAATTACGCAACGAGTTTTTGAAAGGCTGGGTGGGAATAACTCTCCACGTAGACCACAAGCGCTACCAAGGGCAACCACAAGTGTTTGATTGTCTAGATTTCAGGTACTTGTTTTACACCATAAGTCTCTGATGTGTAAGTAGGATAAACTGCCCATAAGCCCGATTTTCCTATATGTAGAATCGGTAAAAATCAGGTAAGCAGCTTAACAAGCAGTTAGGGCCAACCTTCTCTCCATTATTGTAGATTTAGTACGTACTACCAGGAAATAAATCCGGATCCAGAATTGGCCAATTAGTATAGCATTTAAACAGTGACCACCTAGAGTTACTCAACCAACAGCTACTGCTACAATCGGGACACAACTGAGTGCTGAGTGCTAATTCCTGAGTCCTGAGAAAGGAAGAAACTTTCATTTTTTCTTTTTTGGAGACACTAGAAAAAGTAGTCCACTTTTCGTAACAAAGCAGATTTAGATTGGTGGCAGTATTATGTTGATGTTAGCTCAATTCCAGAGCTTGTATCCCCACGGCAGTATTATTACTGAATTAGTGCAAATTTTTCAAGGGAAATATATTGTCCGATGCTCACTGGAAATTGAAAATGTTACCCGTGCTACTGGTATGGCAGGGGCAGAAACCGTAGAAGTAGCAGAAGACAAAGCCATAACTAGAGCATTAATGGTTTTGGGCATCAGCAATTCTCCAGAGGGATCGGTAGAAGTTGCTCCCCAAGCAACATCCCCACTACATTTAAATCCGGCCTTGAACACCCCCAAGGTGAAATTTAATGAACCTCGTCAGGCTAGCAATTCCCCCGTTATAGATGAAGACTTTGGCAGTAGCCAGTGGTCAGCACCCAATGACAGAGAAATATCTCTACCGCCTCTGAGCCAACAAAATTTCAACACAGATTCAGGAACAATTCAGGCAAAAAGCGCTGATAACGGCAATACCTACAGCGAAGATTTAAATCAAAATGTTCTTCCAAGTCACAACAGACAGCTAGAATTCCACAACCCAGTTGAAAAACGGGAAACAATACCTGATAATCAGCTGGAACATGAGGCATTTTCGGGAAATTTTGCCAGTAATGTCACACCATTTACACCCCGCAATTATAGTTCACCAGACAATGTGAGTAATCTCACAGGGGTAGGTAAGAAGAATAAGAGTAAGATTCGTGAACCAGTGGATTTGTCTGATGTCATTGCCAAAACGGATGTCGAACTTCAGCGCTTAGGCTGGACAGCAGAACAGGGGAGAGAGCATTTAATTCAAACCTACGGTAAGCGGGGACGCACTTTGCTAACCGAAGAAGAATTGCACGATTTTCTCCAACATCTGGAGTCTCAACCAGACCCAGTAGCGGGATTTTGATCAGGAAGTGGTCTGTGGTCCGTGGTCTGTGGGGAGAAGAGGAACGGGGGCAGGGGGCAGGGGGCAGGGGAGAAGAGGAACGGTTGTTAAGTAACCGGAAGTTTTAAAGTAATTTCTCACTCCCCCTTGCTCCGGTGCTCCGGTGCGCCCCTGCTTCTTCTGGGGAGTGGGGACTTGGGAGTGGGGAATTTTCGCCCCTACCTATTCGGTGTAAGGGCGGGTTTATTCAGAATTTCTACCAACCACAGACTCACTGCTTAAACCCGCCCCTACCTATTCCCTATTCCCTATTCCCTATTCCCTATTCCCTACTGCCTACTCCCTACTCCCTACTGCCTACTCCCTACTCCCTAGTGATTGAGAACAGGAACCGGACGGCTACCAGCAGCGTGACGGTCAATAACTTGGTCAATCAAGCCATATTCCTTCGCTTCCTCTGGAGACATAAAAAAGTCGCGTTCGGTATCTTCAGCAATCCGCTCAATTGGTTGACCAGTATGTTCAGCTAAATATTCATTTAGCCGTTGCTTGTGGTATAGTATCTCGCGCGCTTGAATTTCAATATCAGTGGCTTGTCCCTGAGCGCCACCCAAGGGTTGATGAATCATAATCCGAGAGTGGGGTAGACTCATTCGCTTACCCTTAGCACCAGCACTGAGGAGGAAAGCGCCCATACTTGCTCCTAGTCCGGTACAAATAGTACAGACATCAGGACGGATGTGCTTCATGGTGTCAAAAATACCCATACCAGCCATTACCGAACCACCGGGAGAATTAATATACAAATAAATGTCTTTCTCCGAGTCTTCAGAATCCAAGAATAGCAGTTGGGCAACAATCAAATTTGCAATTTCGTTATCAACCTGTTGTCCCAAAAATATGATGCGCTCACGCAAAAGTCGTGAGTAGATATCAAAGGCGCGTTCGCCTCGACCCGATTGTTCAACAACGATAGGAATCATGCAGCGTGCTTGTAGGTATTTTAATTTTACATCTATCTTATCGGCTTGATACTCGTCCTGCCTAAAGGCTAAGAGATTCTTGCTCACTTCTGAAATCCGCCCACGCCCTGCGCCCGTACCCTTCGGGAAGCTTCTCCCAAGGGAGACGCTTCGCGAACGCTAACGACTGACGCTCACGGCGAAGCCTGTTCCCCTACGAATTCAGTCAACGCCTGATTGCTGTTTTTGACGAAAATTCCGCTAATTTCTCCTCTACTTGATAGATAAAAAAATTATCCTAGGCACTTTTTATAGAAGATAAACGTCTAAAGATATATCGACCTATGGTCAGGGAGAAAAAAATTAAAAAATAAACCAGTGATGTCTACGACAAGACTTTGTTTTGCCGGAAAATTTGTGCATCTACACTAAACCCTAGATATGAGGGTTTAGTACAGACCATTTGACTAAGTGTATTTACAGTAAATTGATGTCAACTATTGGTAACTTCTTAAACATTTTCAGCTTCTTGTTGATTAATGATCCGGTAAATTTTGTCAATTCCGGTAAACCAATAGCAAGGCGTGTATTTACAGAAATCTATCCAACTTGAAGTGCTATTAACAAAGGGATACCTGCCATGCCTGAAAAACTTGTGCAAGCCGCCATAATTACCTTTTTACTCCACCTGATAGCAGCCCTTAGCCCTAATTATCGAATTCAAACAAGGGCAAACTCATCGGCACAGGAAACGCCAGTCACAATTGTGAGCTTACTATTACGCTCTTTCAATTGACACTCCCCGGTCTAAAGAAACGGGGATTCTACTTTCACCCTAGCTACTTGCTCAACCAGGGTTTCCCCAGGTAGAGTAGAGGTTGCTAGTCCAGTAGCGTTACTTTGGGACTGCCCATCCCTAGCTTTTGCAAGATTCAAAATATTTTTGGCAGCATTCACATCTCTTTAAAGCTGTCATAGATTTAGCTTTGGGGGGTATTTATGACCATGTGGGTGGTGGCTTTCACCGTTATACTGTTGATCCCACTTGGATAGTGCCTCACTTTGAAAAGATGCTTGATGATAATGGTCAAATTGTGGAGTATATAGTTTTACAGAATAATAAGACGGTGATTATATAAAAAATGATGAGTATAAAGCATAATCAGTCACTCAGCAGTCTTATTTTGGCGGGTGGAAAGAGTTCTCGCATGGGTGAGGATAAAGCCTTGATTTCTGTTGGGGGGATGCCTTTGTTGCAGTTAGTTTGTAGTGTTGCATCAAGTTGTACAGATAATGTTTATGTAGTCACCCCTTGGCCAGAACGCTATGAACAGTTAGTATTACCTCGTTGCCAATTCATTCGGGAATTACGTTTATCCCCTTCTTCTTCCCACGGACCATTGGTAGGATTTGCTCAAGGGTTGGCGCAGGTACAAACTGATTGGGTTTTGTTACTA
The window above is part of the Nodularia spumigena CCY9414 genome. Proteins encoded here:
- a CDS encoding IS630 family transposase (programmed frameshift), which produces MGSRLRIFLTKKQDRELFDLRTAKVPQKVKDRAEVIRLNADGWYVEKIAAHFDWGEQTVRVVLNKWEKEGIEGLHELPGRGRKPKLVEADIEYLEKCLKEEAQTYNSKQLAEKLDKERGIKVSTNTIRRGLKKGVIWKRIRISHQAKQDPVTRANKQADMDMLELAAASGEIDLKYLDESGFSAWSDSGYTYYQKGEQKKLEQTKRRGRRISIIGLFQPLISFIYGLVIGGVKRSSYIKMMEQEAQEASESKRMRVIVQDNGPIHCCKEVQALWTKWEQMGLYMFFLPKYCSEMNPIELEWQHLKRDEIAGKMFEDELELAYAVMDGVETRGKKGKHRTERTKFNKAN
- the clpP gene encoding ATP-dependent Clp endopeptidase proteolytic subunit ClpP, with translation MIPIVVEQSGRGERAFDIYSRLLRERIIFLGQQVDNEIANLIVAQLLFLDSEDSEKDIYLYINSPGGSVMAGMGIFDTMKHIRPDVCTICTGLGASMGAFLLSAGAKGKRMSLPHSRIMIHQPLGGAQGQATDIEIQAREILYHKQRLNEYLAEHTGQPIERIAEDTERDFFMSPEEAKEYGLIDQVIDRHAAGSRPVPVLNH
- a CDS encoding molybdenum cofactor guanylyltransferase, which gives rise to MSIKHNQSLSSLILAGGKSSRMGEDKALISVGGMPLLQLVCSVASSCTDNVYVVTPWPERYEQLVLPRCQFIRELRLSPSSSHGPLVGFAQGLAQVQTDWVLLLACDLPRLRVEVLQGWASELNSVPDEAIATLVHNTKGWEPLCGFYRRRCLPQLLDFVNQGGRSFQQWLNQHPIQVLSLPASEMLFNCNTPEDLALLK